In the Lentisphaera araneosa HTCC2155 genome, ATTAAAACAATATTTTCATCTTAAGAGAGCCAGCCTTAAGTAATTATTTTTTTTGGAAATCCATCTTATCTAAAGATAAGCCTGCTTGGCAGCTCGAACATGTTTCACGCTCTAAATGACTTAAGTCTTCGGATTTTCTATAAGTTGATTTGAGCTCAATATTACCTTTGCATGATTCGCAAAAAAGTTGAAACCTCTTGAGAGTCATTTTTTTAAAAATGAAGAGATAGACGGGGTAGAGCAACCATAATCCTAATAAAATGCGGTCATTGTTCGTGGAATTGGCACCTAGGTATTTGCCTTGATTGAGAATGACAAAGGTCAGGAAGACAATACAAAAAACGATCAGTTTAAAGTGGATGATGGCTTTATTGCGCGCTTTTTGGTTTTGATTGCGAAGGAATTCTATTTCACTTATCATGGGTAGCCTAATGAGTTTGTTTTTTGCTCTATCTAATTCCAAATACCTTTTCTTCAAATGCTACTTAGTCTATAATTAGGTGAAGCTAGCGCTTTGTAAGCGATAATGACTTACGCTTCTTTAAATGTTTTCTTTGGCGCGTTTTCACTATCTTGATTTTTTGACTGCACAATCAGTACAATTCCCCAAATAATAAACACAAAGCCCGTTACACCGACTAAGAGTGAGAGGGCCATACCACCAAAAATGATCCCAAAGAGTGTTTTGAAATTGGATTGTGAAAAGGAAAATATTCTTTCTTCATCCTCACCACCAGAAACTTCTATATCGACTTTTCCTGGTTTTACAATATCAATATAACCTATGGTGTTCCTAGCATGGTTACCACGTGTGGATGACATGGAAGTATCACTAACGAATGTGAAAGACTCTCCACTTTGAGCATCTTTCAAGAGAAACTTCATACCATCGGGAATATCCTGTGAGCGATTATAACTCTTGCCTTGGAAGATCGTTTGATGGTCATTCCAAAGGTAATAAGTACCTATTTCATTGGCTTGAACCTGGAAACTTCCAGGGACTTTGAATTGATTGTCATTACTGTCTTGTAAAAAGAGAGGAATGATAATTGCTAAGGGGATAATAAAAGCGCCAAGAGCAAAAAGGATGCCGCCTAGAGTGATGATTTTATGTTCTTTTTTCATATCTTATTTTTGCTTGTATAGATTATCGGAACTTCTTTGTTTAATTCTTAATTTAAAAGGACTTAATTATGTTTTCTTTCCTGAAATCCGACCCCGTTAAAAAATTAAAAAAAGACTACGAAAAGAAAGTAGCTGACGCCATGAATGCCCAAAGAAATGGCGATATAAAAACTTATTCATCACTCATTGCGGAATCAGAAAAAATGTGGGATAAAATTCAAGCTGCCGAAGCTAAGTAGAATTTGATCATACCCTTTTTAAATCACATCCTTAGTTTTTCAGCCTTTTCCTAAATGTCTTAGATATTAACAGCTACAGCAGCTATTGGCTAAGATGAGTAGTGTTGTAATGAGGATATACTTTTTCATCTGATTAACTCCGTTTTTATTTAATGATTTAATAGAGCGGTCTTTTGTGGGTTTCGCAAAACTTGAGAGGGGAGGAGAAGGGCATTTTTTAATTCTTAATGGTAAATTTTGAATTATTAAAGAGCAAAACAGAGTCTAATAACTAAAATATAAGACCTAAAGTCAATGCATTATTTTGTGTGACTCTGAGTAATCTGTGGATCTTTATTATATCTCTTAAGAGCCTAAATCAACTTAGGCTTATGCACATAAAAGGTGCAGAAACCTCGTTCAAATAGCTTTTTCAATGTAAGATGATTTTTATATGTAGACTTGTTTATACCTTGTAGCTAAAGAATTTGCAGAGTAAATTTAAGCAATGAAAATTGGGTAGTGTTATGTCTGACGAAGAAGTGCTTTTTAAATGCTTGGGTTGTAAACGACCTTTGGTAGCAGCGCGAAAGTATATCGATTGTAAAGTCAGGTGTGCGAGCTGTAACTTAGCTATGGTCGTTCCTATGCCTGGTCAAGAAGCTCGTTATTTTGATGCCAAAGAAGCCAAACTCAATCCCTTGGATACCCACAAGATTAAATCCTTGAAAAGCTTGAGTTCATCCTCGCAAATGTTGCATAAACCTTCGTCAGAGGAAAATGAAACTGAAGAGGGGCAAGGCCCCGATGATGATAAGCCAAGTATTTACGATACTCAAGAGATTAAATCTTTAAGTTTTATTGGGCGAGAGCTAGTCGAAGGTGGAGACGCCGAAGTTGAAAAGCCTGAAGTTGAATTAGACCTTTTGATTGGTAGCGAGCGCATACACCCTCCGCGGCCCAAAACAGAAGAAGACTTACCGATTCAAGTGGAGAGATTTTGCGATGAGGGACTATTCGAAGATACTTATTTAAAGCCAAAAAGGGTTGTTCCTTCAAAGACTATTCGCGGGGAGCGACGACGTCCGCAAACTCAGGTGAAAAAGACTAAGGTCAACTACCTTTTGGGGCTATTATGCCTTTTACTTGTCGGTGTATTAGCCTTTGTTTTGATCAAAAAGCCGAGCTTAAATGAGGTTTATCAATTTTTGGGGATCAAACAAACTGAGTCTACTGAGCCCCAGCAACCCTAACTAATCAAAATAGAGCTCATGCTTTTCGAGTAGGGCTCGAACTTCGTCCAGCTTCTTAGTTTGCATGATTTCCGAGCGGAAAGCATTGGCCCCAGGAAAACCTTGAGCATAGATTTTAAAAAAACGACGTAGTGTCAGGAAGTTTTTCTGCGAACCCCAAAAAGATGTGTAGAGTGAAGCGTGACGCCATAGCAAGGCAATCTTTTCTTCGGGCGGGAGTACATTATCACCGAGCAAGTCAGTGTTAAATATCCAAGGGTTATGGAAGACACCACGGCCGATCATGGCGCCATCGAGTTTGTGTTCTTGGCAGAGTTGATGAGCTTGTTCAATGGAGCGAACATCGCCATTGCCCCAAAAAGGAATGTGAGGTTTGAGCCGATCTCGAACACGGGCACCCTTGGCAATTTCGTCCCAACTCGCCAAGCCTTCGGATTGCTGTTTTTGAGTACGACCATGGAGAATAATTGCAGCTGGTTCCACTTCGAGCAGGTGTGTCATCCATTCTTCAGTCTTATGCGCAGTAATACCCGTTCGCGTTTTGACGCTGACGGGGAGCTTAGTCGCTGCTTTAGCCGCTAAGACGAGCTCTTTGGCAATCTCAGGAGTGTTGATCAAAGCTGAACAGCCACCCTGTTTAACGATTTTGGCGACGGGGCATCCCATGTTGATATCCACGCCATCAAAAACTTCTGGGTCGACGTACTTTGAAATCGCTTCAGAAAACTTATCGGGGTTTTTGCCCCAGACTTGAGCGACAATTTTAATATTTTTTTCTTTGAGAAGTTTGCGCTCTTCATCGGAAATGAGGAAACGGTGAATAACTTTGTCGTGGCCAATGGGGTGGCAGAGTCCATCAGTTGAAATGAATTCACTGAATACCACTTGAAGGTTTTTGGGCTGGGCGGTTTCCAAAAGAATCTGACGAAAGACAGTGTCAGTTACATCTTCCATCGGTGCGAGAGCAATGCCAGGGCTCTTGATGTCGGTCCAAAAGTTATTCATGTTTAAATCCTTATAAAATCTGGCGGCAATATGGCACATTTTTTCATTTACACCAATCAAAATAAGACTTTAAAACTCTTGAGCTTTGGCTTTAAGTTTTGTCTAAGTTTGTGTACATTAGGCGCATGAATAAGAATGAATTAGTGAAAGTTATCCTCGAACGCTTACGTGGGGATTATCAGGAGTCGCTCGACGCAATTAATGAGACTGCGGAAACCGCAACTCACGAAGAAAATATAGCCAAGAGCAAATACGATACTAAGTCTATTGAGGCGGCGTATCTCGTTGAGGGGCAAATAAAGCGCAATGGCGAGCTCGAGGCAGAAATTGCGGCTTATCAAGCGATGCGCATTCGTAGCTTTGGTAAAAAGTCGCGTGCCTTACTCTCGGCACTCATTAAACTCGAAGATGAATCAGGACAGACAATTGATTTGTTTATGGGACCTCAAGCCGGGGGAATGATCATTGAGGGGGTGCAAGTGATAACTCCGCCATCACCCTTGGGTCAGGCTTTACTCGGCAAGTACTGTGGCGACGAAGTGAGCCTCGAACTCGAGGGCAAAATTCAAAAATACAGAGTCCTTGATTTGAATTAGGTCGAAATCCGCAGTAAAAGAGCTAGGTAGTTACTTTGTTATTGCGGGCAAGATGCCCACGGTCCCAGGAAGAGCTTTGTCGCTTAAGAGCGGCTTGCGACTGCTACTGCGGGCTGAAAGGGGATTAGAAATATGTGGATCGATAATTTCATATAAAAATAGAAATAATCTTAATGAACTCTGCTGCCCAGCGACTCGGTGTGACTTTAATAATTCACATCAATTAAGAATTTATTATTCAAAATTGCCTTATGCCTTTGGGTATTTTTGCATGAGGCGAATATTTTCATCGATCTCGGCAGGGATGGTGGAGCCAATGGTCATGGCATCGAGGTAATCGAGATTTTGCGCAAAGCGCATACATTCATCTTTTTTATCGAGTAATTTCCCTGCACCATAAATTTTCATGCCAATGACACCAACCCCTTTATCTTTAAATTTTCTTTGGATTGGCATGACTTCTTCAGGTGTGCCATCCATGATTTTTCCGTAGGGGTTAATGCGAGTGAGTGCAATATTCATCCAATCTAATTCAGTGGCGCGTTTGAGCGCGGGCAGAGTATGGCATGACATGCCAATAGCCTTTATTTTTCCTGCTTGGTGGTATTCCTGCAAGACCTCTACGTAGCCCGCTAGGTCCTCATCCCATTTCTCTGTGGTCATGTTATGCATCAGCATGATATCGATAATATCAACTTTGAGCTCAGTGCGGAAACGTTCGAGGGCATTTTTGGCAAAGCGTCGCTGATCGGAGGGGCTCATATCTTCGGGCTTTTTAGCATCTAGGCGGTACTGAACTTTGCTGAGAATGGTGATGTCTTCACGGGGAATGTGGCGCAAGGCTTCTCGGAAATAAATGTGTGAACCATATTGGTCTGCAAGGTCAAAGAGGCGAACTCCACGATCATAGGCATGTTGCATGAGTCCAACAAAATGTTGAAAGCCTGGGCGTGTTTGATTGGAGTGACGCCCCCCACCACGTGTACCCGTGCCTTGGGCGAGTCGACTGGTTTTGATACCGCTTTTACCAAGTTCAATGAGTTCGAGTTTTTTTAAGTCTTTGGGAGCGGCTTGAACTGAATTCAGTAAAGGGGAACTAAGGGCAAGACCACTGGTGGTGTTGATGAGTTGGCGGCGGGTAATCATTTGGCGAGATCCTAAGTTGTTTATAAACATTACCTTATTATTAAATTAAGCTAAAGGCCAATCCAGTAATAAAAAAGCTATATAATAAATTTGACACTTGAGTTAAGCATTTTTTCATGAAAATAAAAAGCTTGCGTCATTCTAAGGTTCAGCTAAGGATCAATTGGGGTCCAGTTAATATAATTAGTTACTTTTTCAGTGATTTAGTATTTATAGTCAATGTGTATTTATGGAAATATTGTGAGGATAAAATGTATACGCTAGATTTATCAAATGAACAAAATCATGTGGATGATAGTGTTGAGGAAATGACAAAGCTTGTCGAGTCTGAATCTAATTATAAAATCATTCGATTAATTGCTAAGGGTGGCATGTCCTATGTCTTTTTAGCAAAGGATTTAAAGTGTCAAAGGCATGTCGCCTTAAAAATGATGCAGAGTAGCCAGTCAAAGTTGAGAATAAATGAGAAGAGATTTATTGAAGAAGTACAAGTGACTTCACAGTTAGATCATCCATCAATTGTTCCAATTTATGATTTAAATAAGTCTTCAGATGGGATGCCTTTTTATGCTATGAAATTAGTTAAGGGAGAAACTTTAGAAGAGATTTTAAGGCAATTGGAGTCAAATAATTCTACTTACGTGGCGCAATATCCCATACATGTATTAATGCAAATTTTTACTAAAATTTGTGATGCTATGATTTATGCGGCTTCTAAATATGTAGTACATCGTGACCTTAAACCTGAAAATATTATGATTGGTCAATATGGTGAGGTATACGTCATGGACTGGGGTATTGCTAAGGTTTGTACTCCTTTGGAAACAAAACAACTTTTGAGGAAACAATCTATTTATGATTTCGAGGACTCATTTGTCAAAACTCTCAGTCAGATGTCTGAGTCCATAAGTTTATCTTCTAGTAATGATTCTTATTTGGGAACGCCGGTATATATGGCTCCAGAGCAAGTGTGTCAAGATTTTGATGTAGACACTCGCGCGGATATATATGCATTAGGAGCAATTCTTTATAGAATTTTGTATCTTAAACACCCCTTTCGTCAGAAGAGTATGCCTGAGTTATTTAAGGCCAAAATTAATAACCGAGTGAGTTGGCCTGATCAGTTTAGTAAGTCATTACCTCATATTAATAAAAATAAGATACCTTATAGTCTTATAATGGTCGCCAAGAAAGCAATGGCGGTAGAGTTAAACAAGCGATATCAAAAAGTAGGTGATTTAAAACAAGAGGTCGATTCGTGGTTACATGGTTTTGCCACAGATGTGGAGGCGGCAAACCCTGTTACACGCGCGCGATTATTTTTTGTAAGACAAAAAACATTGAGTGTAGTTTCATGCTTACTGGTTGTTTCTCTTGCCGCATTGGGGTATCAGTTCTTCTTAAAATATTATAATACCAGTTTAGATAAAAATTCATTAAGCTTGGATTTAAAACAAACATCAATAAAAAATAAAAAGAATATCTTAGTGAAGTTAAGATTAGAGAGAGAACTTAACGAATATAAAAATCATATTTCTAGTCGCAAAGAGCGATTAAATGACATGGTCATAGATGAAAAAAGTATTCGTAGTGCAATAAAACTATCTGAACAACTAACTGTACTTGAACCATCGGTAGATAATTATAGAACCTTAATTAATCTATATATAAAAAATAAAGATTACACTTTAGCAAATGAAAGTTTAATTTATGCCTTAGCGATATACCCATCCGAATCTAGGCTTCATGCATTAGTAGATGATATTCAGTGATATAAATACAAAAAAGGGCTGTATCAATTTGATACAACCCAGTGACTAAGGCTTTAGTACCTCTATTGCGTCGGCATTAAGGCAATACCAATAGCGTAAAATGGGATCGCAATTAAGCCTTTTAAGAAGGGGCTTTTAGCTTTATCCCAATGCATGATGATAAAAACCAAACTGACGAAGGGAACAAAAATGTAACCCAATCCCCAAAGAATTGATTCTTGAAATGCTTTAATTAATAAAATAATACCAAAAACAAGAGCAATAATTGCTCCAATTGCGATGCATGATAATCCTAGTGCTTCCATAAGGCACTCTCCTTTCTTTTTGTTATGTATAAGGGAGTGCGTCGTCAAAATAATTGACTACCTCCGTCCACTCCTGCATTATTGTACCATGGGAATGGGGAGATGTCAAATGACTCTTAGCCGAGTAGGAAACGGATGTCGTTTTCGGACAATTCAGAAGAAGACTTAAGTGAACCTTCCACCAATTGATCAAAGAGTTTTTCTTTTGTTTTCTGAAGCTGAATGATCTTGTCTTCAATCGTGTTCTGCGCCACCAATTTGATGATGTTTACATTGCGTGTTTGACCAATACGGTGAGCACGGTCACTCGCCTGATTTACCACCATCGGGTTCCACCAGTTGTCGTAGTGAATGACGGTGTCAGCACCTGTGAGGTTTAGACCTGTACCACCGGCTTTGAGACTGAGTAGGAAGAACTGGATGCTGTCATCTTCATTGAATTGATCAACTAAATCTTGGCGTTTTTTGGTAGAGCCATCGA is a window encoding:
- a CDS encoding GreA/GreB family elongation factor, with product MNKNELVKVILERLRGDYQESLDAINETAETATHEENIAKSKYDTKSIEAAYLVEGQIKRNGELEAEIAAYQAMRIRSFGKKSRALLSALIKLEDESGQTIDLFMGPQAGGMIIEGVQVITPPSPLGQALLGKYCGDEVSLELEGKIQKYRVLDLN
- a CDS encoding serine/threonine-protein kinase, which translates into the protein MKIKSLRHSKVQLRINWGPVNIISYFFSDLVFIVNVYLWKYCEDKMYTLDLSNEQNHVDDSVEEMTKLVESESNYKIIRLIAKGGMSYVFLAKDLKCQRHVALKMMQSSQSKLRINEKRFIEEVQVTSQLDHPSIVPIYDLNKSSDGMPFYAMKLVKGETLEEILRQLESNNSTYVAQYPIHVLMQIFTKICDAMIYAASKYVVHRDLKPENIMIGQYGEVYVMDWGIAKVCTPLETKQLLRKQSIYDFEDSFVKTLSQMSESISLSSSNDSYLGTPVYMAPEQVCQDFDVDTRADIYALGAILYRILYLKHPFRQKSMPELFKAKINNRVSWPDQFSKSLPHINKNKIPYSLIMVAKKAMAVELNKRYQKVGDLKQEVDSWLHGFATDVEAANPVTRARLFFVRQKTLSVVSCLLVVSLAALGYQFFLKYYNTSLDKNSLSLDLKQTSIKNKKNILVKLRLERELNEYKNHISSRKERLNDMVIDEKSIRSAIKLSEQLTVLEPSVDNYRTLINLYIKNKDYTLANESLIYALAIYPSESRLHALVDDIQ
- a CDS encoding tRNA dihydrouridine synthase gives rise to the protein MNNFWTDIKSPGIALAPMEDVTDTVFRQILLETAQPKNLQVVFSEFISTDGLCHPIGHDKVIHRFLISDEERKLLKEKNIKIVAQVWGKNPDKFSEAISKYVDPEVFDGVDINMGCPVAKIVKQGGCSALINTPEIAKELVLAAKAATKLPVSVKTRTGITAHKTEEWMTHLLEVEPAAIILHGRTQKQQSEGLASWDEIAKGARVRDRLKPHIPFWGNGDVRSIEQAHQLCQEHKLDGAMIGRGVFHNPWIFNTDLLGDNVLPPEEKIALLWRHASLYTSFWGSQKNFLTLRRFFKIYAQGFPGANAFRSEIMQTKKLDEVRALLEKHELYFD
- a CDS encoding aldo/keto reductase, giving the protein MITRRQLINTTSGLALSSPLLNSVQAAPKDLKKLELIELGKSGIKTSRLAQGTGTRGGGRHSNQTRPGFQHFVGLMQHAYDRGVRLFDLADQYGSHIYFREALRHIPREDITILSKVQYRLDAKKPEDMSPSDQRRFAKNALERFRTELKVDIIDIMLMHNMTTEKWDEDLAGYVEVLQEYHQAGKIKAIGMSCHTLPALKRATELDWMNIALTRINPYGKIMDGTPEEVMPIQRKFKDKGVGVIGMKIYGAGKLLDKKDECMRFAQNLDYLDAMTIGSTIPAEIDENIRLMQKYPKA
- a CDS encoding DUF6435 family protein encodes the protein MFSFLKSDPVKKLKKDYEKKVADAMNAQRNGDIKTYSSLIAESEKMWDKIQAAEAK